One Pseudoalteromonas sp. UG3-2 DNA window includes the following coding sequences:
- a CDS encoding GNAT family N-acetyltransferase, producing MQVEILSDPDADFIDFISNKLSEFNWQNWEVNERLPLAAQVKNDQGEVVAGATARTFGNWLLLDRLWVCESQRGEGLGTQLLQQVEAVAIERGCQRALLDTLHFQAQPFYQRHGYETQWVQQDYPKTGCRYFMVKELTS from the coding sequence TTGCAGGTAGAAATATTATCCGACCCCGATGCTGATTTTATTGACTTTATTAGTAACAAACTCAGTGAGTTTAACTGGCAAAACTGGGAGGTTAATGAGCGTTTACCATTAGCCGCACAAGTGAAAAATGACCAAGGAGAAGTAGTGGCAGGTGCAACCGCACGTACCTTTGGGAATTGGTTGTTATTAGACCGTTTATGGGTCTGTGAAAGTCAGCGTGGAGAAGGCCTTGGCACACAGCTGCTGCAACAAGTTGAAGCCGTTGCCATTGAGCGCGGTTGTCAACGTGCGTTGCTGGATACTTTACACTTTCAAGCGCAGCCTTTTTACCAGCGTCATGGTTATGAAACACAGTGGGTGCAACAGGACTACCCAAAAACTGGGTGTCGTTACTTTATGGTGAAAGAATTAACTTCTTAA
- the dctP gene encoding TRAP transporter substrate-binding protein DctP, giving the protein MPPNRRRFLQASLALYAVTYLSGGLANNLTAKILHQAEEVEKQKQAWQTLRLASPYRMADFDFIPHMHLQLKQHIESLTQGKVYVEIYDNGALGVGRALMAAVTRGRIDAALISVSNLSRALPLLDILNIPFWLNSDQAYLNLITSPTWQKMVLQPIQTHSKLTVLLQHVVGSRTMTTTKHYKRLINTPDALTDVTMRVPASRVLNHFYSMTAANVVGVPWDKAAQLARNGQIDALDPSVVGLYAGPDNLKNEIGQVAKIASVPDAWVTVLNQQWLAELPTKLKQQVEEASQLIFSAHLAEIKALQQRCEMGLKQAGAEIYQPSRDELALWQSRYGHHKQAWNSIKSELLGSTLAFNQLLDATQTPSKYSLS; this is encoded by the coding sequence ATGCCACCAAACAGACGCCGTTTTCTCCAAGCTTCACTGGCACTCTACGCCGTCACTTATTTGTCTGGAGGATTGGCTAATAACTTGACTGCTAAGATATTGCATCAAGCCGAGGAGGTTGAGAAACAAAAGCAGGCCTGGCAAACGTTGCGGCTGGCCTCGCCTTACCGTATGGCTGATTTTGACTTTATTCCTCACATGCACTTGCAGCTTAAGCAGCATATTGAGTCACTCACGCAAGGTAAGGTATATGTTGAAATCTATGATAATGGCGCTCTAGGCGTTGGCCGAGCATTAATGGCTGCGGTTACTCGCGGCAGAATTGACGCGGCGCTGATCTCGGTCTCAAACTTATCTCGAGCGTTGCCACTGCTCGATATTTTAAATATTCCATTCTGGCTTAATAGCGATCAGGCGTACCTTAATCTGATCACCTCACCGACATGGCAAAAAATGGTGTTACAGCCTATTCAAACACACAGTAAGCTCACTGTGTTGTTGCAGCATGTGGTTGGGTCTCGCACCATGACTACCACCAAGCACTATAAGCGTTTAATCAACACGCCCGACGCGTTAACCGATGTGACTATGCGAGTTCCTGCTTCTCGAGTGCTAAATCACTTTTACAGTATGACAGCAGCGAATGTGGTGGGTGTGCCATGGGATAAAGCCGCGCAACTGGCTCGTAATGGCCAAATTGATGCGTTGGATCCCAGTGTTGTGGGACTTTATGCTGGCCCCGATAACCTTAAAAATGAAATTGGCCAGGTTGCCAAAATCGCCAGCGTCCCGGATGCTTGGGTGACCGTGTTAAATCAGCAGTGGTTAGCTGAGCTGCCCACTAAGCTTAAGCAACAAGTGGAAGAGGCTAGCCAACTTATCTTTAGCGCTCACTTGGCCGAGATAAAAGCACTGCAACAGCGCTGCGAAATGGGATTAAAACAAGCTGGGGCAGAAATTTATCAGCCCAGTCGCGATGAGTTGGCGTTATGGCAATCTCGTTATGGTCATCACAAGCAAGCATGGAATAGCATTAAAAGCGAATTATTAGGAAGTACCCTGGCGTTTAATCAGTTGCTTGATGCCACGCAAACCCCGAGCAAGTACTCCCTTTCCTAG
- a CDS encoding MBL fold metallo-hydrolase, which yields MNRLMLLLSVFLIGCSSKNTVNMVVAENAVIKHSHIQGYEDRYSNLYDKQIAYPVTCEENCYPTTEQIQCQEAMENCHFVGNNPSLELDTGFTIQWLGHAYFKINTADGQQFLFDPVFEQFDWPVNWAFYLADSFNRQPATPLSEAELKQTTAVMYSHIHYDHFNKDDIAALGTKPQYLVPLGFAKHFAQGGYNITEMAWYSSKRFAGVTAHFVPANHFSSRIWVPFIYEDNNASLWGGWILEQQGKTLFFAGDTGYSPHFKDIQAKYGDIDICLLPIASYYSEESPKWYRKVHTTPEDALTAAQDLNCKVMIPWGYGNASWKMGDRSSHSALFRLLHMRETLNTTTPLYILNEGEAVAL from the coding sequence ATGAACAGGCTTATGTTGCTGTTAAGTGTTTTTCTGATTGGCTGTTCCAGTAAAAATACCGTCAACATGGTAGTAGCAGAAAACGCGGTGATCAAACACAGTCATATTCAAGGATATGAAGACAGATACAGCAACTTGTATGATAAGCAAATCGCTTACCCCGTAACCTGCGAGGAAAACTGCTACCCTACAACCGAGCAGATACAGTGCCAGGAGGCTATGGAAAACTGCCACTTTGTTGGCAATAATCCCTCCTTAGAGCTCGATACCGGCTTTACCATTCAATGGCTTGGACACGCTTACTTTAAAATAAACACCGCCGATGGCCAGCAATTTCTTTTTGATCCTGTTTTTGAGCAGTTTGACTGGCCAGTGAACTGGGCGTTTTATCTCGCCGATAGCTTTAACCGCCAACCAGCCACCCCCTTATCAGAGGCCGAGTTAAAGCAAACCACAGCGGTGATGTACTCACATATTCATTATGATCATTTTAATAAAGACGATATTGCCGCTCTAGGAACTAAGCCGCAATACCTTGTGCCACTGGGCTTTGCCAAACACTTCGCCCAAGGCGGTTACAACATCACCGAAATGGCCTGGTACTCCAGTAAACGCTTTGCCGGAGTGACCGCGCACTTTGTCCCTGCTAACCACTTTAGTAGCCGCATTTGGGTACCGTTTATTTATGAAGACAATAACGCAAGCCTTTGGGGTGGCTGGATATTAGAGCAACAAGGTAAAACCCTGTTTTTTGCCGGTGACACTGGCTACTCGCCGCATTTTAAAGATATTCAAGCTAAGTACGGCGACATTGATATTTGCCTGCTACCCATTGCCTCTTATTACAGTGAAGAATCGCCAAAATGGTACCGTAAAGTGCACACCACCCCAGAAGATGCCTTAACCGCCGCGCAGGATCTAAACTGTAAAGTCATGATCCCATGGGGCTACGGCAATGCTAGCTGGAAAATGGGCGACCGCAGCTCCCATTCAGCCTTATTTCGCTTACTACACATGCGCGAGACATTAAACACAACCACGCCATTATACATTCTTAATGAAGGCGAGGCGGTAGCACTATAA